The DNA segment AAGGACAATTTGGTTACAACAAATCGGGCTTATCATTGAGGCCCAAATAAGATGCATAAACTTTAAATCCAGCTAAAGATGCCCCTCATTTTCAGACTACACACGTGTCCAACTATAATATTTTCTGTGTGACATATGCTTGACACGGCGAAGTTAATTTCTCTTCTGGCATTTTAAGATGATAGTGacgaaaatataaaaagaaagagTAAATGGTTATGCAACCGTCCGATCagatatttaaatttacattttcaagcaaataaaaaacaaattgtacGATGTTCAAACTCTCAGACAGACCTGCATCTGTACTGTTTCAGcgcaaatgttttttttttctatcattCCACTGTTTTCTTACTGAAAGTTTGCTCAATGCTTTGACATAAATGAGACTGACCTTATGATTAAGGCACGTGACTTTTGATTGTGGTTCTGTGTCGTTGGATTTGTGATCAGGGTctctttttttgtgtgttatgAACTTTTTTTGGTTTAAGTGTGTTATGAACTTTTTTTGTGTTAAACTGAGTTTAGTGTCATTTCAAAAATTTAGAATACTTGGGGCTATGGATATCCTCTGTTTCcgtttttacttttgttttattttttgtattatgtGTAATAAGCAATATTACCGGCTAATTTAGCTGATTATTCACCACATCTCAATTATTTATTTGCACTTACGTAAGAACGAAACAAAAATCTTTTACTTTCCCcattttcataaaatttgagagttctataatgttttttttttacctttattGAATAGAGTTATTTAATTACGTTTAGATCAAAATCCAattcaaagaaataaaaaaaaacaactgtCAGTTTTCTGAATAAGTTCGAGTAATAAttcttacatttttttaataaaaatagtaCTTTCTTCCGCTTGGAATTACATGATGGctgcaaataaattaaaaaagttaaTGTAATGTCTATTTTAATCTTTTCGTTAGTTTTCAATGCTAAATTAGGTTTATATCATCCCACTAAAGATCATTAATTACAAAGATAGAAAAAGTCATATTTTATCATTCTTTATTCTTTACATAGAATTCTGAGAACTTCGAatatattgacaaaaaaattatttagaacGTCAAGTAAATCCGAACGGAATgagtaataatttttatagttaACTTATGATAACAAATACACTGCATAATATTTTACAGTAACTACATAGTTTCCTACTGTTTGTGTCAAGGATAATATGgaaattattacaaaaatatcatAGACTAAAAGTTGTTATCTGTAGAAACTTAATTGGTGATAGTTATGTATATGTGATCAAATTTTCCTTAAAACTATTGGATATgaagttatttttatatatacagatgaaaagtACTATTCATTACATCTTTTCTAAaacttttaataattaataagtttacggttttaaaataaataattaaattgttttaataaaaaagcatgaaaattaattttactttcagtttaaaataagataaatattttaagtaatttattttatttgtttatttgctaacccgcccgtagggcgggcctaCCCTAGttgcattaaaaaatataacttgAATCATGGTCACAAGTCACGTATATCAATATGTCATTTTCATTCAGACGTTGGTTTGTCTAGCATACGaattgaaaactataaaatcaaGCTGAGTTACAAAAAAAACCGAAAAGCTAGGGAGATCGGAGAAAAAGGAAGAATAAAAAGACGCTTTCGTTACTCGCGGAAAAGGAGGAGATATCATCTTCATCTTTGTTTTTGACACTTCTCCTTTTTTTCACTTCTCAATCAAGCTTATTTATTTAATTCCATTTTCCTTTATCGTTCTCGAATTACATATAAACGAAAAAGGAATGAAAACAATTGCACAAACGTCACAATTCTAAAGCCTTTGTCAAAAAGTCACCATTCTTTTCATGTGTAGTTTGATGGTTCTACTTCTACGTAAATATCATGACCGGTACGTTTTCCAACTTTACTGATCTTAAACATACATTCAtagaaaaaataagaaacaagTAGGTTCTtcataaccttttttttttgttaaaattaaacCAAATTGTTCCGGGTAAGAAGCTTAGTAGTAACGAGCATTAACAGGTcaatgaacttttttttttggttagaaACTAGACCTAGAAAACTATTACTATTATCCGATAATTAATTGTAGATGTTGACAAAAGAATAACTGAAGAAATCGGATGATAACGTTTCttcaaaatacaaataaatctaGAACGGGGTTGTTAAAAATATGTCACACACGTGACATACCTTAATCTATGTAACATTTTATAATAACGATGACTATCGATCCAGCtatcaaatactttttttttttgagcaaatacTAGATTTCTTTATTATTCGAGATTGAGAATCacattatatagtttttatataaCATTCTCACCGTCTGGTTATCGTAAATATTGAAATCAATCTGAACATTAAGCTGGAAACCTCTCTCAAGAAGTATTTATGCCAtgccataaattattatttataactcGACACAATTCATAAATTGTATAGAGAATAAAAACGTAAATAGTACCCAACTATATAATAATAGATGTAAGTCAGAACAGACAATTATTACTCATTGACTATCCCAACTATAAGAAGAATATGCAATAAACCAAGTGACCATATACCAAAGTCCCATCCACAACCAAATCGACAAATGTATAtgcatgtgtatatatataataattaatatgtatatatgtttttactACAAGTTAAACATTTTTCTTCTCAATCAATCATTTTCACAAGCGCAAATTTGagctgatattttttttttcaaccaaTTTGAGCTGAAATTGATCACTATAACACGTAAGTTACATTTGCGAAAAGAAAAGTTATAGAGAGAAAAACAGAAAAACGTAAAATGTAAAAAGAACCAGGGTTTAATTCATAGTAAAAGATTATTCGCTTCGATAAAAAATCTTGAAACTTTTTGTGTGGAATATCTTTTTTAATAAATCACTCTTTAATAGCTTTATTCTATTAGATATTTTACCAAATCTGTTTAATAAGCCATAAATTGGTTTCGTTGACCTCTAAAATGAGCTGCCAAAGGAAAAATAACCTTAAATTCTACCTAAATATATACATTCTTTTTGTTGATTAACGTATATGAAAAGCTTTATTTCCCCTCCAACTGATGATATATTACCATAACTGGATAAATTTCTGTTAAAGGTTAATATACTCTCAttttataaatactaaaataattaCTAATCATATTGAAATCAGATATAAGTAATAAAAGGGAGATATCCTCCTCAACCAAGCTGTCCACGTAGGCAATTTTAATCAACCAATTAGAGAGGGTGTTTTTGCCATGTCAAATATGTGTTGATTTTCTTGGGCTTCGACTATGTCAAATATGTGTTGATTTTCTTGGGCTTCGACTTACCGTGATTTTTAAAACATTCGAACCTAGCCCATTAGACCATAGACAGACCCAGCCAGCGACCAAACCATTTCGACCTCTCCCTTACGCGTCTCTCAAATCCTATTAACCTAAATCGAATCTTCGTCCCTTTGTCGATTCTTCATCTCCTTTGTCGATTCCTAATCCCTTTtgcttttcctcttcttcttctttgatccGTTTCACGATCTGACCCTAAACAATCAATACAACTCCACTTCGTTCTCTCTTTACTCTCATTTATGGATTCGTTTTGCTTTTCTCCTTcagattttgtttatataactcTTAATCCGCATTTTCTCCTTCTTTTGTTTATACAACTCTTGATACGAGTCTTATTCCGATTAAGCTTAGTTGCAATGAGTTCCAACGGAAGTTCCATCTCCGAGAAACCAAAAGGCGTCGAGTCTGACTCCTCTCCCGGACCGATCAAACCCATCGGAACACCCCATGTCTCATCCAACCACTCAATAGGCGATCTCCACTCGAAGCGAGACAAAGGCGAAGCGTCGGTCACTTCCGGTCTGACCAAACTCAGCGGCAAAACTGCTGTCTCTTCCGGCGTCTTGATCGGCGTACCTATGTCGAAGAACCCCAATGGTAAGAACCCTTATCGTTTCATTATGAGATTATAATGTCCGTCTGATTACcagtataaaaaaaatagagaatctGAAGCTATGAGGTTTAAAACAATGAGATGagcaaaataattgtttttagtaGATAAGGGTAAATAGAAACGCATGTGAAATTGTGGATTTTTAGTTCCCTTTTTTGATGATGGTAACGTTCGTATTCCTATGCAGGTGCGATCATTCACAGCACGAAGGCTGGTGTCTCCTCAGGTGTTAGAGGCAAATCTGCTGTCTCTTCCCGCGTTAAGGGAAAAGCTATTGTCTCGGCCGAAGTGGTGGCTTTCAAAGATGTGAAATACGGACCTCATGACGGCGAGTTGAGGTTCCGGTTGATCCATTTTTGGGAAGCTCGAAATGTTGTGTCAAAGGTGCTTATCGGTCTCGAGATGCTTCTCATCGACCAAGAGGTATAACCCAAAATCTTGATTACAGTTTAGTTTAGAAATTGAAACTTATCGTTCTAGACTTTACTTTGGCAGAGACTTTAtgattagaaaataatttatgattttgGTTTCTTGGTCTCACTTTGGCAGTTTAGTTTTGCtaataaaaaaagagaacaTATTCCATTAAAACTTTGACTGATGaacattttagataatttacaGCAAGTGTTTGCTTTTATTGATAGTACAGTAACTATAAATTTGTTGTTGATGCGTTTCTATGATTTCCTGTCTAGCATTTCTGATTTAATTTCTTTACTGATGATAACAGGAGACTGTCATCCAGGGTTTCATCCCAGCTGGGAGGATAGACACTTATTTGCCACACATGAGAGCTGGTGGCGTTTACAGACTCAACAGTTTTTTCGGTTCTCACAACAAGAATTTGTATCGTGTTGCGGAACCAAGTTTCACCATCACATTCTCATCGACTTCTGTCCTCTCTGATCTAACGGACAGTCCGGTTTGTTTCCTTGAGGACCGGTTCCGGATCCATGGATATGAGGAGTTCGATGCTGCCTGCGACTTGAGAGGGGATCTTTATGGTAAGCTCCCCATGTTATATAATGTGTTTAAATCGATCAAGTATGTTCAGCATTCTTTGTCTAGGATAATGTTTTGATCAACACTTACAATTCTAGGCTACATTTTTGGGTTTATGATATATAAAGCATTgagtttgtttattttatctTGCAGATTATGTTGGCCACATCAAGCTTGTGAATGGACAGGTTCTAAGTGATAGTCTCATGCTAGATGATGCCGAGATAGCTTCATCTCGCCGCGTCTTGCTCCATGTTCAAACACATGAGTAAGCTAATCTATTTTTTCCATATTCATATGTTGTCTCTCTTAACACATGTGTTTTGTATGTTATAGTGGTCCGGTGATGAAGTTATACCTATGGGACAAGGCTGCCTCGGATTTTAGTGAGAAATTTAAAGCATCTGGAGGAACCGCACGTGTTGTTTTGGTCACTACTTTAAACCCGAAACGATTTGGAGGTCCGTATTATcaacctttttaatttttaagcaGGACACAAGAGGGTCAAGAAGCCTTATCTGGTTAGGTTAGCTTTGGTAGTAGAGCTGCTTTTGgacatatacatatacatatgaGTAACCGCTAGGTTCCGAGATAGCAAATattagacatatatatatttatacatctCATTTACATTATAACTTTGCATATGTATTATAACAATGGATCTGTTATAGGTACCCTCGCTCTCTCTTCTATGACGCCATCACGTGTTTTCTTGGACAAAGATGTTCAAATAACCGAAGAGTATCTCACTTGGTAAGCattctatatttaaattttggccGTTGTATTCCACATTGTATTTGATGTTTGGGTGTTGGCTTCAGGATGAACGCGAACTTATCTGTTGCCAACAGAGTTAACGCAGACGTTGTCACTAAGACTGAGACAATGACCATAGGCGAGCTCTTATTCTATATTCAGCAGGAAGATGCCAAGGTTATACAATATCAATGATTAACGCCTTCAATATGATAGTCTTAATCTCTTAATTAATTGTTTCGCATCTTGCAGGTTGCTTGGTTTGAGTGCATAGCAACTGTTGCTGATGTGGTGCACGGTTCATCCTGGTATTACATAGGATGTGGTGTGTGCCACACTAAGGCAACCAAAGGGCCTACCACCCTTATGTGTAAAAAATGTGGGAAACCCGACATTGTTGGTGTTCCACAGTAAGTGACTCAGCTGTACTTATTCTTATACTTTAATGCACTCATTATAACTCTGCACATGACACAGGTACCTGGCCAAGATCTCTGTGTATGATAATGAGGATCAGGCGTCTTTTGTGCTCCTCGGTGATGCTGGACATGAGTTATCCGGAAGAAAAGCTTCAGAGTTGGTTGCAAGTTATTTCGAGGTAATTACAACCCTGTGTGCTTATGTTATTTGAATCTATATTCTCCAAGATAGCTAGATATATATAGTGACAGTTGTTTAATGTATATTAGGCTAATGAGAATGTAGGAGATGACCACTTGGTTCCGGTACCTCAGGCTCTTATCGATACCATTGGACAGACTCGAAAATTCATTGTGAAAGTATCAGATCACAATTTGACAGGCAAGACCCAAGCTTTGACTGTGACAAAGGTTCTCACCCCAGaagatcaagaagctgaagcccAAGGAACTCTgcagaatggagttgctgatgGTGAACCTTCCACATGCGTTGGGATTGTGAAGAGGGCTGCTGATAAGGTCGAGGCAGAAGACCCCAAGCGAGCCAGATGTGGCTAGGATGTGTTGAATCGTGGTTTTATGATTACTAAGACTCtatgctttgtttttttttaatctcagaCTTTGTGTTTGCAACATTGAACTATCTTTCTTATTGTCTCTGCATAATGTTTTTACCTTAAGTTTGATGTTTGAGTATCTTAGTTTTGTTGGATTTGAAGCTTTTACGAATTTGGTTGTTTTAAGTCTTGCAGTTTACATTTACAAATGCATTCACgaatagattttttaagaaaaaattgtGTTCTAATCATTAAAGGTTTTGGTTTTGAGCAACCACGTAGCATCATGCAAATTTAACATGGCTTAGACTGTTGGTCTAGGAGGTTCAACTGATTCCATTATTaggttcatattttttttacagcaagATACTTAAGGACCTCAAGAAAGAGTTTGGTTGCAATGGTACACTGATTGTAAACACAATAAttgcatataaataaatatattatcaattcaaatatcactagaataaattatttacatatgttcagaatatttaatattaaatcaaacatatagggttttttatcaaagaaaaaatattttatcacataaaaacaatttaaaaatactcatgcatttgaaatatttagtaaaaaaatgaaattatatcaattttttacatatcacaaaaatatttattataataaaattatacttttattgtgtaagaatattaaaaacacttatgtatatatacaattatatacaatatatataaggagatatatctcttttgtttttaaaaattatgatgtaaactattattttggacaacacaatataaattatttttatataatgatGATTACCAAATAACAATTCATTATAAATTACGATAGTATAATAACAAacctaattatttatttaagatatgaatattttataacaaaatataaattattttaagacaATGATAATTctcaaatcaataaaatttctttttaattaattgttaattatatactaacagatctatttatttattaaggatAATAAATCTTTAAGCTGATTTAAATTTAAGTATGAGAGTTCAGAGGTAAAAAATCACTTTACAAAttacaatataaattattaaaataaatataaattaattaattaaataaaaacttaattatACCCAaataatccgcgcgtagcgcggataaAAGATCTAGTGTTATAATAAGAATAAAATCTCATGACTGAGAAAAGAAGCAAAGAAATCTCTTCCACTATATATGCGCTTGACATATGTGACAAAGACCCCCAAAGAATAAAACACACAGAGCACTCAGCGGAAGAAAACCCCATTAAACCTCCGGCAAAACTCCGGCGTAATCTATGGCGGAGGAGAATCAAGATCACACCCTCGAAttgaaaccaagaagaaaacAACCACACTTTGTGCTAATACACGGCATGAGCTTAGGATCATGGTGCTGGTACAAAATCAAGTGTCTCTTGGAAGTCTCTGGCTACACCGTCACTTGCATCGACCTCAAATCCTCAGGCATAGATCCTTCCTCTGCCGATACT comes from the Brassica rapa cultivar Chiifu-401-42 chromosome A01, CAAS_Brap_v3.01, whole genome shotgun sequence genome and includes:
- the LOC117126614 gene encoding uncharacterized protein LOC117126614, with amino-acid sequence MDSFCFSPSDFVYITLNPHFLLLLFIQLLIRVLFRLSLVAMSSNGSSISEKPKGVESDSSPGPIKPIGTPHVSSNHSIGDLHSKRDKGEASVTSGLTKLSGKTAVSSGVLIGVPMSKNPNGAIIHSTKAGVSSGVRGKSAVSSRVKGKAIVSAEVVAFKDVKYGPHDGELRFRLIHFWEARNVVSKVLIGLEMLLIDQEETVIQGFIPAGRIDTYLPHMRAGGVYRLNSFFGSHNKNLYRVAEPSFTITFSSTSVLSDLTDSPVCFLEDRFRIHGYEEFDAACDLRGDLYDYVGHIKLVNGQVLSDSLMLDDAEIASSRRVLLHVQTHDGPVMKLYLWDKAASDFSEKFKASGGTARVVLVTTLNPKRFGGTLALSSMTPSRVFLDKDVQITEEYLTWMNANLSVANRVNADVVTKTETMTIGELLFYIQQEDAKVAWFECIATVADVVHGSSWYYIGCGVCHTKATKGPTTLMCKKCGKPDIVGVPQYLAKISVYDNEDQASFVLLGDAGHELSGRKASELVASYFEANENVGDDHLVPVPQALIDTIGQTRKFIVKVSDHNLTGKTQALTVTKVLTPEDQEAEAQGTLQNGVADGEPSTCVGIVKRAADKVEAEDPKRARCG